A region from the Paenarthrobacter aurescens genome encodes:
- a CDS encoding ABC transporter ATP-binding protein, whose product MRSPDSPVLTIDGLIKDVGPLASLDGKMLRVVSGLSLVAERGQVTALLGANGAGKTTTLECAQGLQKRTGGSISLLGGDPDTAGADLRSRVGVMLQDGGLPPSARPIPLLRHVAGMYQKPMNVDDLVERLGINQFSRTSVRRLSGGQKQRLALAAALVGNPEILFLDEPSAGLDPQSRQMVFELIAELRDAGMGIVLTTHLMDDAERLADYVYIIDAGHNVVEGTVAELLRHDHSADSAITDRTLYFDAPAGLDFAGALGPGLQLTETRSGSYAITGAITPNDLAALTAWWAERNIMPASLRLEARSLEDVFLDISGRDLR is encoded by the coding sequence GTGCGATCCCCCGATTCCCCTGTCCTCACCATAGACGGACTCATTAAGGATGTAGGCCCCCTGGCCTCCCTTGACGGCAAAATGCTCAGGGTGGTCAGCGGGCTGTCCCTTGTGGCTGAACGCGGCCAAGTGACTGCCCTGTTGGGAGCAAACGGGGCCGGTAAGACCACCACTCTGGAATGCGCTCAGGGCCTGCAGAAGCGAACGGGCGGCAGCATCTCCCTGCTGGGCGGGGACCCGGATACCGCTGGTGCCGACTTGAGGTCCCGCGTAGGGGTGATGCTCCAGGACGGCGGCCTCCCGCCGTCGGCCCGCCCGATCCCGCTGCTGCGGCACGTCGCCGGCATGTACCAGAAGCCCATGAACGTAGACGACCTGGTGGAACGGCTGGGAATCAACCAGTTCAGCCGTACCAGCGTGCGCCGGCTTTCGGGCGGTCAGAAACAGCGGCTCGCGCTGGCTGCAGCGCTGGTGGGAAATCCTGAAATCCTCTTCCTTGACGAGCCCAGTGCAGGATTGGACCCGCAGTCGAGGCAGATGGTCTTTGAGCTCATTGCCGAGCTCAGGGACGCCGGAATGGGAATTGTGCTGACAACCCACCTGATGGATGACGCGGAGCGCTTGGCGGACTACGTCTACATCATCGATGCCGGCCACAATGTGGTGGAGGGAACAGTCGCCGAACTGCTCCGGCATGATCATTCCGCAGACTCTGCCATCACTGACAGGACGCTGTACTTTGACGCACCTGCCGGACTCGATTTTGCCGGCGCTTTGGGGCCGGGCCTCCAGCTGACCGAGACACGCTCCGGAAGCTATGCGATCACCGGTGCGATCACGCCGAATGATCTGGCGGCACTGACCGCTTGGTGGGCAGAACGGAACATCATGCCCGCCTCGCTCCGGTTGGAAGCCCGCAGCCTGGAAGACGTATTCCTGGACATTTCCGGAAGGGACCTCCGATGA
- a CDS encoding helix-turn-helix transcriptional regulator, producing the protein MSSPTSMPSTRHAAAAEAFVAPPALPDADDRTRDRVLSAVLENGPVSAAELGDLLGFTPAAVRRHLDHLERSGVIEVKRVAKAGSGAGRPARRYVLSSQGQSTLGDDYLNIASSALRRLQELAGEEAVREYAEERFSDMERRYAPEVEAAGEDITARAMALSKALSRDRFVASAHSIEAKAPLPAALSSVQLCQGHCPIQRLAAEFPVFCDTETKVFSRLVGVDVRRLSTLAQGGHVCTTHIPTGRPAATASSDAAEQSGNPYQESNNQQGRP; encoded by the coding sequence ATGAGCAGTCCAACTTCCATGCCCTCAACACGGCATGCTGCAGCGGCAGAGGCATTCGTTGCCCCGCCTGCGCTGCCGGACGCGGATGACCGCACCAGGGACCGCGTCCTGAGCGCAGTTCTTGAAAACGGCCCTGTGAGCGCCGCGGAACTCGGCGATCTTCTGGGCTTCACGCCGGCTGCTGTCCGCCGTCACCTTGACCACCTGGAGCGCAGCGGCGTGATCGAGGTCAAGCGTGTGGCCAAGGCCGGTTCCGGCGCGGGCCGTCCCGCGCGCCGTTACGTCCTGAGTTCCCAGGGGCAATCGACCCTTGGCGACGACTACCTGAACATTGCCAGCTCCGCGCTCCGTCGCCTCCAGGAACTCGCTGGCGAAGAAGCAGTCCGCGAATATGCGGAGGAACGCTTCTCCGACATGGAACGGCGCTACGCCCCCGAAGTTGAGGCCGCCGGGGAGGACATCACCGCGCGCGCCATGGCACTTTCCAAGGCCCTCAGCCGCGATCGTTTTGTAGCCTCCGCACATTCAATTGAGGCCAAGGCTCCGTTGCCCGCTGCACTGTCCAGCGTCCAGCTATGCCAAGGCCACTGCCCTATTCAGCGGCTCGCCGCAGAGTTTCCGGTGTTTTGCGATACAGAGACCAAAGTCTTTTCGCGTTTGGTAGGCGTTGATGTCCGGCGTCTTTCCACGCTCGCTCAAGGCGGACATGTTTGCACCACCCATATACCTACCGGGCGCCCGGCTGCCACGGCATCTTCGGATGCCGCAGAGCAGTCCGGGAACCCGTACCAGGAATCAAACAACCAGCAAGGAAGGCCGTGA
- a CDS encoding ABC transporter permease: MSKLLSPNAGPASLPRRIIQQGRYETITMLRNGEQLILAIVLPLMALVGLAVTPLLDGLGGSRVDLATPGILALCAMSTAFTGQGIATGFDRRYGVLRFLSTTPLGRGGLIAGKILAVLVVLLFQVLVVGAVAGLLGWQPRPEAWLPGLGLLVLGAAAFTALGLLVAGTVRPEATLAITNLLWILLGALGGIVVPAERLPGLLQGIVQFLPSGALGQALRDAFLLGVVPFPAVLILLLWTLVAGAAAIRWFKWN; encoded by the coding sequence ATGAGCAAGCTCCTCTCCCCCAACGCCGGACCGGCATCGCTGCCCCGCAGGATCATCCAGCAAGGGCGGTATGAAACCATCACCATGCTGCGCAACGGTGAGCAGCTGATCCTCGCCATAGTTCTTCCCCTCATGGCACTGGTTGGCCTCGCTGTCACGCCACTGCTGGACGGACTCGGCGGTTCCCGGGTGGACCTCGCCACCCCCGGGATTCTCGCGCTGTGTGCCATGTCCACGGCCTTCACGGGCCAAGGAATCGCCACAGGCTTTGACCGGCGCTACGGAGTTCTCCGTTTCCTGTCCACCACACCCCTTGGCCGGGGCGGACTGATCGCAGGCAAGATTCTCGCCGTGCTTGTTGTCCTCCTTTTCCAGGTACTGGTAGTGGGCGCAGTTGCAGGCCTGCTGGGATGGCAACCCCGGCCGGAGGCCTGGCTTCCCGGGCTCGGCCTGCTGGTTCTCGGTGCTGCTGCTTTTACTGCACTCGGCCTGCTGGTAGCCGGCACAGTACGACCCGAAGCTACTTTGGCGATCACCAATCTGTTGTGGATCCTCCTTGGGGCCTTGGGCGGCATAGTGGTCCCGGCAGAACGTTTGCCCGGATTGCTTCAGGGCATCGTCCAATTCCTCCCTTCCGGGGCCTTGGGACAAGCGCTTCGGGATGCTTTCCTGTTGGGCGTCGTTCCATTCCCCGCCGTTCTAATCCTCCTGCTGTGGACCCTGGTGGCCGGCGCCGCCGCCATCCGGTGGTTCAAGTGGAACTAA